From Rhizobium sp. NZLR1, a single genomic window includes:
- a CDS encoding orotate phosphoribosyltransferase, which translates to MIQTTFPDRAVMAELVAKMLWEIKAVHFNAGAPYKLASGMASPVYIDCRKLLSFPRIRSTVMDFAASTLLRDAGFEQFDCIAGGETAGIPFAALLADRLGLPMIYVRKQPKGHGRNAQIEGNMPEGSRVLVIEDLTTAGGSMFKFIEAVRAAGGVVDHGIALFFYGIFGDQRFADGKVRLHHIATWRNVLAVAKAQKLFDDKTLEEVEAFLDAPLAWSGRNGGVSELSL; encoded by the coding sequence ATGATCCAGACCACGTTTCCCGACCGCGCCGTGATGGCCGAACTGGTGGCCAAGATGCTGTGGGAGATCAAGGCGGTGCATTTCAATGCGGGAGCGCCCTACAAGCTCGCCTCCGGCATGGCGAGCCCGGTCTATATCGATTGCCGCAAGCTGCTTTCCTTCCCGCGCATCCGCTCGACGGTGATGGATTTCGCCGCCAGCACCCTGTTGCGCGATGCCGGCTTCGAGCAGTTCGATTGCATCGCCGGCGGCGAGACCGCCGGCATCCCCTTCGCCGCTCTGCTGGCCGATCGCCTCGGCCTGCCGATGATCTATGTCCGCAAGCAGCCGAAGGGCCATGGCCGCAATGCCCAGATCGAGGGCAATATGCCGGAAGGCTCGCGCGTGCTGGTCATTGAGGACCTGACGACGGCCGGCGGCAGCATGTTCAAGTTCATCGAGGCCGTCCGTGCCGCCGGCGGCGTCGTCGATCACGGCATTGCGCTGTTCTTTTACGGCATTTTCGGCGACCAGCGCTTTGCCGATGGCAAGGTCCGGCTGCATCACATCGCCACCTGGCGTAATGTCCTGGCCGTCGCCAAGGCGCAGAAGCTGTTCGACGACAAGACGCTTGAAGAGGTCGAAGCCTTCCTCGATGCGCCGCTGGCCTGGTCGGGACGGAATGGTGGCGTAAGTGAGCTTTCGCTCTAG
- a CDS encoding long-chain fatty acid--CoA ligase, whose translation MNSISVHPNGARPEKPWLAAYPDMVPAELPPLEYASLAELLEKSCARYADRTAFASMGKAMSYRALESQTRKVAAWLQSTGLEKGDRVAVMMPNVLQNPVATYAILRAGLVVVNVNPLYTPRELEHQLRDSGAKAIFVLENFARTVEQVLNKTDLRHVVVTSLGDMLGIKGLIVNFTVRKVKKLVPSWSIPEHKSFGQVLREGARKSLEPVTLAGSDIAFLQYTGGTTGVAKGAVLTHANLLANKLQLSLWLRSAFERKKQPEVLNFLCALPLYHIFALTVNSLMGMSLGARNILIANPRDIPGLVKEFGKSDVHIFPGLNTLFNALMNNADFAKLDFSPLIMSLGGGMAVQRPVAERWLKITGTAVTEGYGLSETSPVATANRFDSAEFTGTIGLPMPSTDLDIRDEDGHSLPLGDVGEICIRGPQVMAGYWQKPEETARVMTEDGYFRSGDMGFMNDRGFTKIVDRKKDMILVSGFNVYPNEIEEVAAMHAGILEAAAIGVPDGHSGEAVKLFVVRKDPKLTEAEVKAHCIANLTNYKRPRFIEFRTELPKSPVGKILRKDLRG comes from the coding sequence ATGAACAGCATTTCCGTCCATCCGAACGGCGCCAGGCCTGAGAAACCCTGGCTTGCCGCCTATCCCGATATGGTTCCGGCCGAACTCCCGCCGCTGGAATATGCCTCGCTGGCGGAACTGCTGGAAAAATCCTGTGCCCGCTACGCCGACCGGACCGCTTTTGCCAGCATGGGCAAGGCAATGAGTTATCGCGCGTTGGAGAGCCAGACGCGCAAGGTCGCCGCCTGGCTGCAGAGCACCGGCCTTGAGAAGGGCGACCGCGTCGCCGTGATGATGCCGAACGTCTTACAGAACCCGGTCGCGACCTATGCCATCCTGCGGGCCGGCCTCGTCGTCGTCAACGTCAACCCGCTCTATACGCCGCGCGAGCTCGAACACCAGTTGCGCGATTCCGGCGCCAAGGCGATCTTCGTGCTGGAGAATTTTGCCCGCACGGTCGAGCAGGTCTTGAACAAGACCGACCTCCGCCATGTCGTTGTCACCTCGCTCGGTGACATGCTGGGGATCAAGGGGCTGATCGTCAATTTCACCGTGCGCAAGGTGAAGAAGCTCGTGCCCTCCTGGTCGATCCCTGAGCACAAGAGCTTCGGCCAGGTGCTGCGGGAAGGCGCGAGGAAAAGCCTTGAGCCGGTCACGCTTGCGGGCAGCGATATCGCCTTTTTGCAATATACCGGCGGCACGACCGGCGTTGCCAAGGGCGCGGTGCTGACGCATGCAAACCTGCTTGCCAACAAGCTGCAGCTGTCGCTTTGGCTCCGCTCGGCCTTCGAGCGCAAGAAGCAGCCCGAGGTGCTGAATTTCCTCTGCGCTTTGCCGCTCTACCACATCTTCGCGCTGACGGTGAATTCGCTGATGGGCATGTCGCTCGGCGCCCGCAACATCCTGATCGCCAATCCGCGCGACATTCCCGGCCTCGTCAAGGAATTCGGCAAGTCCGACGTGCATATCTTCCCCGGCCTCAACACGCTGTTCAACGCGCTGATGAACAATGCCGATTTCGCCAAGCTCGACTTCTCGCCGCTGATCATGTCGCTTGGCGGCGGCATGGCCGTGCAGCGCCCGGTCGCCGAACGCTGGCTTAAGATAACCGGCACGGCGGTAACGGAGGGCTACGGCCTTTCCGAGACCTCGCCGGTTGCCACCGCCAACCGTTTCGATTCGGCCGAGTTCACCGGCACGATCGGCCTGCCGATGCCCTCCACCGACCTCGATATCCGCGACGAGGACGGCCATTCGCTGCCGCTCGGCGACGTCGGCGAGATCTGCATCCGCGGGCCGCAGGTGATGGCCGGCTATTGGCAAAAGCCCGAGGAAACGGCGCGGGTGATGACGGAGGACGGCTATTTCCGCTCGGGCGACATGGGTTTCATGAACGACCGCGGTTTTACCAAGATCGTCGACCGCAAGAAGGATATGATCCTGGTCTCCGGCTTCAACGTCTATCCGAACGAGATCGAGGAAGTCGCCGCCATGCACGCCGGCATCCTCGAGGCGGCGGCGATCGGCGTGCCGGACGGGCATTCGGGCGAGGCGGTCAAACTCTTCGTCGTTCGGAAGGACCCGAAGCTGACGGAAGCCGAGGTGAAAGCCCATTGCATCGCCAATCTCACCAACTACAAACGCCCGCGCTTCATCGAATTCCGCACCGAGCTGCCGAAGTCGCCTGTTGGTAAGATCCTGCGCAAGGACCTGCGCGGCTAA
- a CDS encoding PRC-barrel domain-containing protein, which yields MLNQETDANRGDPNAKSTHSLIASDRVEGTRVYGADGRHIGSIERLIIGKLDGRVAYAVLSFGGFLGIGHDHYPLPWEKLNYDTKLDGYRIDLTKEQIEGAPSYSDDDDSWYNDNGRRVYDYYGVPPYWM from the coding sequence ATGCTCAATCAGGAAACTGACGCCAACCGCGGTGATCCGAACGCGAAGAGCACGCATTCGCTAATCGCCAGCGACCGCGTCGAGGGCACCCGTGTCTACGGCGCCGATGGCAGGCATATCGGCTCGATCGAACGTCTGATCATCGGCAAGCTCGACGGCCGCGTCGCCTATGCCGTGCTGAGCTTCGGCGGCTTCCTCGGCATCGGTCACGATCACTATCCGCTACCCTGGGAAAAGCTCAACTACGACACCAAGCTGGATGGCTATCGCATCGACCTGACCAAGGAACAGATCGAAGGCGCACCGAGCTATTCGGACGATGACGACAGCTGGTACAACGACAATGGCCGCCGGGTCTATGACTACTACGGCGTGCCGCCCTACTGGATGTAA
- a CDS encoding carbohydrate kinase: protein MILCCGEALIDMLPRDTTLGEKGFAPYAGGAIFNTAIALGRLGIPTAFFTGIADDMMGEILLATLKAANVDYSPCAITPRPSTIAFVKLVNGQATYAFYDEGTAGRMITEADLPILGDDCEALHFGAISLIPSPCGETYEALLDREAASRVISLDPNIRPGFIKDKPAHMARIKRMAAKSDIVKFSDEDLDWFGLTGDHDTLAAHWLNHGAKLVVITKGAEGASGYTKERKVTVPSQRVTVVDTVGAGDTFDAGVLASLKMDNLLTKAQVASLDEQALRNALTLGAKAAAVTVSRAGANPPWAHEIGL from the coding sequence ATGATTTTGTGCTGCGGCGAAGCCTTGATCGACATGCTGCCGAGGGACACGACCCTTGGTGAAAAGGGCTTTGCCCCCTATGCCGGCGGCGCCATCTTCAATACCGCCATCGCGCTCGGCCGCCTCGGCATCCCCACCGCCTTTTTCACCGGCATTGCCGACGACATGATGGGCGAGATCCTGCTTGCGACGCTGAAGGCAGCCAATGTCGATTACAGCCCCTGCGCCATCACTCCGCGCCCCTCGACCATCGCCTTCGTCAAGCTGGTGAACGGCCAGGCGACCTACGCCTTCTACGACGAGGGCACGGCCGGCCGGATGATCACCGAGGCCGACCTGCCGATCCTTGGCGATGATTGCGAAGCGCTGCATTTCGGCGCAATCAGCCTGATCCCCAGCCCCTGCGGCGAAACCTATGAAGCGCTGCTCGACCGCGAAGCCGCAAGCCGCGTCATCTCGCTCGACCCGAACATCCGTCCCGGTTTCATCAAGGACAAGCCGGCGCATATGGCCCGCATCAAGCGCATGGCCGCCAAATCCGACATCGTCAAATTCTCCGACGAGGATCTCGACTGGTTCGGTCTGACCGGCGACCACGATACGCTCGCCGCCCACTGGCTGAACCACGGCGCCAAACTGGTCGTCATCACCAAGGGCGCCGAAGGCGCCTCCGGTTATACCAAAGAGCGCAAGGTGACGGTGCCGAGCCAGCGCGTCACGGTCGTTGATACGGTCGGCGCCGGCGATACCTTCGATGCCGGCGTGCTGGCCTCGTTGAAGATGGACAATCTGCTGACCAAGGCCCAGGTCGCCTCGCTCGACGAGCAGGCGCTCCGCAACGCCCTCACCCTCGGCGCCAAAGCCGCCGCCGTCACCGTCTCCCGCGCCGGCGCCAACCCGCCCTGGGCGCATGAGATTGGGCTTTAA
- a CDS encoding alpha-hydroxy acid oxidase, which produces MRLTDCYNFHDFRRMAKRRLPGPIFDYIDGAADDEVTYRRNTAAFENCDLVPDVLRGVAEVDMSVTVMGQKLAMPVYCSPTALQRLFHHQGERAVAAAAAKHGTMFGVSSLGTISLEEARQISDGPQIYQFYFHKDRGLNHEMMARAKNAGVQAMMLTVDSITGGNRERDKRTGFAIPFKLNLAGMTQFAIKPSWAIDWLTHERFRLPQLENHVKMDGGSLSISRYFTEMLDPSMSWDDVAEMVRAWDGQFCLKGIMSVEDAKRAVEIGCTGIVLSNHGGRQLDGSRSAFDQLAEIVDAVGDRIDVMMDGGVQRGTHVLKALSLGAKAVGLGRYYLFPLAAAGQPGVERALQTMRTEIERDMKLMGCTTVSQLSRRNLRFRS; this is translated from the coding sequence ATGCGCCTTACAGACTGCTATAATTTTCACGATTTCCGGCGCATGGCCAAACGGCGTCTTCCCGGACCGATCTTCGACTATATCGATGGCGCCGCCGATGATGAGGTGACCTATCGGCGCAATACGGCGGCCTTCGAGAATTGCGACCTGGTGCCCGACGTTCTCAGGGGAGTGGCCGAGGTCGACATGTCGGTGACGGTCATGGGGCAGAAGCTGGCCATGCCGGTCTATTGCTCGCCGACGGCGCTGCAGCGGCTTTTTCACCACCAGGGGGAGCGAGCGGTCGCGGCGGCGGCGGCAAAACACGGCACGATGTTCGGCGTCTCCTCGCTCGGCACGATCAGCCTGGAAGAAGCCCGGCAGATCAGCGACGGACCGCAGATCTATCAGTTCTATTTCCACAAGGACCGCGGCCTCAACCACGAGATGATGGCGCGGGCGAAAAATGCCGGCGTGCAGGCGATGATGCTGACGGTCGACAGCATCACCGGCGGCAACCGCGAGCGCGACAAGCGCACCGGTTTTGCCATTCCCTTCAAGCTCAATCTCGCCGGCATGACCCAGTTCGCCATTAAGCCTTCCTGGGCGATCGACTGGCTGACGCATGAGCGCTTCCGGCTGCCGCAGCTCGAAAACCACGTCAAGATGGATGGCGGCTCGCTGTCGATCAGCCGATACTTCACCGAAATGCTCGACCCGTCGATGTCCTGGGATGACGTGGCGGAGATGGTGCGCGCCTGGGACGGACAGTTCTGCCTGAAGGGCATCATGTCGGTCGAAGACGCCAAGCGCGCTGTCGAGATCGGCTGCACCGGCATCGTGCTGTCAAACCATGGCGGGCGCCAGCTCGACGGCTCGCGCAGCGCTTTCGACCAATTGGCCGAGATCGTCGACGCCGTCGGGGATCGCATCGACGTCATGATGGACGGGGGCGTGCAGCGGGGAACGCATGTTCTCAAGGCTTTGTCGCTCGGGGCAAAGGCCGTCGGCCTCGGCCGCTACTATCTCTTCCCGCTTGCCGCCGCCGGACAGCCCGGCGTCGAACGGGCGCTGCAGACGATGCGCACCGAGATCGAGCGCGACATGAAGCTGATGGGCTGCACCACGGTCAGCCAACTGAGCCGGCGGAACCTGCGCTTCCGCTCCTGA
- a CDS encoding VOC family protein, whose translation MAKMIHSMIRILDEARSVEFYGKAFGLSVADRVDFDTFTLIYLSNAETGFELELTVNKGRTAPYDLGNGYGHLAISVEEVAVERERLSKLRLKPGELVELNRDGKLFGLFFFISDPDGYKIEVLQRHGRFL comes from the coding sequence TTGGCGAAGATGATCCACTCGATGATCCGTATTCTCGACGAGGCGCGCTCGGTCGAGTTCTACGGCAAGGCATTCGGCCTTTCGGTCGCCGACCGCGTCGATTTCGACACCTTCACGTTGATCTATCTGAGCAATGCCGAGACCGGCTTCGAGCTGGAATTGACGGTCAACAAGGGCCGGACCGCGCCCTACGATCTGGGCAATGGCTATGGCCATCTCGCCATCTCCGTCGAAGAGGTGGCGGTCGAGCGCGAACGGCTGTCGAAACTGAGGCTGAAGCCGGGCGAACTGGTAGAGCTCAACCGTGACGGCAAGCTCTTCGGCCTGTTCTTCTTCATCAGCGATCCGGACGGCTATAAGATCGAGGTGCTGCAGCGCCACGGCCGGTTTCTCTGA
- the pgi gene encoding glucose-6-phosphate isomerase, with amino-acid sequence MNAIVEQLKSTADATKATDIRAAFASDSERFSRFSVSLDDLLMDFSKTAVNDDILKLLVKLAEEGGVEKKREEMFSGKAINFTEDRAVLHTALRNRSNTPVLVDGKDVMPDVNSVLSAMGKFADDIRSGTLKGATGKTITDVINIGIGGSDLGPVMATLALAPFHDGPRAHFVSNIDGAHIADILKLVQPETTLFIVASKTFTTVETMTNAQTARNFIAKALGEVAVQHHFAAVSTALDKVSAFGIDSARVFGFWDWVGGRYSIWSAIGLPLMIAVGPVNFGKFLDGAHAIDNHFRKAPITENLPMLLGLIGFYHRNVLGYSTRAILPYDQRLSRFPAYLQQLDMESNGKGVTIDGTPVEGNSGPVVWGEPGTNGQHAFYQLIHQGTSIIPAEFMIAANAFEPELRHQHQLLISNVLAQSEALMKGRTFDEAKKQLTDKGMDGKKADFIAPHRVFTGNRPSITFVYDKLTPYALGRLIALYEHRVFVEGVLFRINSFDQWGVELGKELATGLLPVVEGKESAASHDSSTQGLVAALAKLAK; translated from the coding sequence ATGAACGCCATCGTCGAACAGCTGAAAAGCACCGCTGATGCCACCAAGGCAACCGATATCCGTGCCGCCTTCGCCTCCGATTCCGAGCGCTTTTCGCGCTTTTCGGTTTCGCTTGACGACCTGTTGATGGATTTTTCCAAGACGGCGGTGAACGACGACATCCTCAAGCTGCTGGTCAAGCTTGCCGAAGAGGGCGGCGTCGAAAAGAAGCGCGAGGAGATGTTCTCCGGCAAGGCGATCAATTTCACCGAGGATCGCGCCGTTCTGCACACCGCGCTGCGCAACCGTTCCAACACGCCGGTTCTGGTCGACGGCAAGGACGTCATGCCCGACGTCAATTCCGTGCTTTCTGCCATGGGCAAGTTTGCCGACGACATCCGCTCGGGCACGCTGAAGGGCGCCACCGGCAAGACGATCACCGATGTCATTAATATCGGCATCGGCGGCTCGGATCTCGGCCCGGTGATGGCGACGCTGGCGCTTGCCCCCTTCCATGACGGCCCGCGGGCGCATTTCGTCTCCAACATCGACGGCGCCCATATCGCCGATATCCTCAAGCTGGTGCAGCCTGAGACGACGCTGTTCATCGTCGCCTCGAAGACCTTCACCACCGTGGAGACGATGACCAATGCGCAGACGGCGCGCAATTTCATCGCCAAGGCGCTCGGCGAAGTGGCTGTGCAGCACCACTTCGCCGCCGTCTCGACGGCGCTCGACAAGGTTTCCGCCTTCGGCATCGACAGCGCCCGCGTCTTCGGCTTCTGGGACTGGGTCGGCGGCCGCTACTCGATCTGGTCGGCGATCGGCCTGCCGCTGATGATCGCCGTCGGCCCGGTTAATTTCGGCAAGTTCCTCGATGGCGCCCATGCCATCGACAATCACTTCCGTAAGGCACCAATTACCGAGAACCTGCCGATGCTGCTCGGCCTGATCGGCTTCTACCATCGCAACGTGCTCGGCTATTCCACCCGCGCCATCCTGCCCTACGATCAGCGGCTGTCGCGTTTTCCCGCCTATCTGCAGCAGCTCGACATGGAATCGAACGGCAAGGGCGTCACCATCGACGGCACGCCGGTCGAGGGCAATTCCGGCCCGGTCGTCTGGGGCGAACCCGGCACCAACGGCCAGCACGCCTTCTACCAGCTGATCCACCAGGGCACGAGCATCATCCCAGCCGAGTTCATGATCGCCGCCAATGCTTTCGAGCCGGAACTGCGCCATCAGCACCAGTTGCTGATCTCGAACGTTCTCGCCCAATCGGAAGCGCTGATGAAGGGCCGCACCTTCGACGAAGCAAAGAAGCAGCTGACCGACAAGGGCATGGACGGCAAAAAGGCCGATTTCATCGCCCCGCACCGCGTCTTCACCGGCAACCGTCCGTCGATCACCTTCGTCTACGACAAGCTCACCCCTTACGCGCTCGGCCGCCTGATCGCGCTTTACGAACACCGCGTCTTCGTCGAAGGCGTGCTCTTCCGCATCAACTCCTTCGACCAGTGGGGCGTCGAACTCGGCAAGGAACTGGCAACGGGCCTGCTGCCGGTTGTCGAGGGCAAGGAGAGTGCCGCATCGCACGACTCATCGACGCAGGGCCTGGTTGCGGCGCTGGCAAAGCTTGCGAAGTAA
- a CDS encoding ABC transporter permease translates to MKLIVANLFRLAALVLLLILLFRTEWLSFLLVPLTNNNAPAVYTQNSLASLAAGHLQLVIGSIACSAVLAVVGGIFVTRESGADFLPLSRAIANAGQTFPPVAVLALAVPATGFGAMPTLIALFLYGLLPIFENTVAGLKQVSPQVLDAADGMGMNGTQRLLRVELPLALPLILEGLKVATVINIGTATIGSTVAAKGLGEVIIAGLISDNTAFILQGGLIVGLMAVLIYDAMGMVEGAITRRIGLRTA, encoded by the coding sequence ATGAAACTCATCGTCGCCAATCTCTTCCGCCTGGCGGCGCTGGTATTGCTGCTCATCCTGCTGTTCAGGACGGAATGGCTTTCCTTCCTACTCGTGCCGCTGACCAACAACAATGCGCCCGCCGTCTATACGCAGAACAGCCTCGCCTCGCTGGCCGCCGGCCATCTGCAACTGGTCATCGGATCGATCGCCTGCAGCGCGGTGCTCGCCGTTGTCGGCGGCATCTTCGTCACCCGCGAAAGCGGCGCCGACTTTCTGCCGTTGTCGCGCGCCATCGCCAATGCCGGGCAGACCTTTCCGCCGGTTGCGGTGCTGGCACTCGCGGTTCCCGCCACCGGCTTCGGCGCCATGCCGACGCTGATCGCACTGTTTCTCTACGGCCTGCTGCCGATTTTCGAAAATACCGTCGCCGGCCTGAAGCAGGTGTCGCCGCAGGTTCTCGATGCCGCCGACGGCATGGGCATGAACGGCACCCAGCGGCTGCTCCGCGTCGAGCTGCCCCTCGCCCTGCCGCTGATCCTCGAAGGGCTGAAGGTCGCGACCGTGATCAATATCGGCACGGCGACGATCGGCTCGACGGTTGCGGCAAAGGGCCTCGGCGAGGTGATCATCGCCGGGCTGATTTCCGACAATACCGCCTTCATCCTGCAGGGCGGGCTGATCGTCGGCCTGATGGCGGTGCTGATCTATGACGCCATGGGCATGGTCGAAGGGGCGATCACGCGAAGAATCGGCTTGCGCACGGCGTAA
- a CDS encoding glycoside hydrolase family 2 protein: protein MIEKTTLNSGWTLSCNDTARPGLPDAIAATVPGCVHLDLLASRLIADPYIDVNEITNDWVGKADWSYRCRFEATPDDGRVQELVFDGLDAIATIALNGEEIGRTFNMNRTFRFDVSRLLKVGQNDLSVTFRSAYAYGAEMEKHYGYRPNNYPGPGNLMRKMACNFGWDWGPTLVTAGLWKPVRLESWDRARLAEARVSATLAGGDGLVKIHARIARHGDKAGCKLVAAIGGMTKTVTIDPGEDEVVFELVLPSPKLWWPHHLGAQPLYPLTLELVDDASSDLLDSHQRELGFRSLRLDTSADAHGSAFTFVINDVPLFIAGANWIPDDCFPSRVTAERYAAGIDEAKAANIHMLRVWGGGIFERDEFYEACDRMGMLVWQDFLFACAAYPEEEPLRSEVEAEVRDNVVRLMPHASLILWNGNNENIWGFDEWGWRPIIKAGESWGLGYYLDLLPRLCAELDPERPYYPGSPYSGSMEIEPNADGHGCKHIWDVWNDVGYEVYRNYIPRFCSEFGWQAPAAWATIEESVHDAPLTPQSNGVFHHQKATQGNDKLIRGLAGHLPEPQTMDDWHFATQLNQARAIRFGVEHMRSHRDICKGAVVWQFNDCWPVTSWAALDSAGRRKPLWYALKAAYDPRLLTIQPRGDGLAAVAVNERTLFWRAKISGKRLRLDGTVLAEFEFWRLLCDRFEAKEFPLPEDIVRPNVPKDEVIVVEMLDRRAFHYFVEDIALALPAPRLSVGVSAIDGGFAVAVTAESFLKDLCLMADRLDPDAVVDSMLVTLLPGESHVFAVKTAKVIVAEDITIGIVLRSANDLVAGE from the coding sequence ATGATCGAGAAGACCACGCTGAATTCCGGCTGGACGCTCTCCTGCAACGATACAGCAAGACCCGGCCTGCCTGATGCCATCGCCGCAACGGTGCCGGGCTGTGTGCATCTCGACCTTCTCGCCAGCCGGCTGATCGCCGATCCCTATATCGACGTCAACGAGATCACCAATGACTGGGTCGGCAAAGCCGACTGGAGCTATCGCTGCCGCTTCGAGGCAACGCCCGACGATGGCAGGGTGCAGGAGCTGGTCTTCGACGGGCTCGATGCGATCGCGACGATCGCGCTCAACGGCGAAGAGATCGGCCGCACATTCAATATGAACCGCACCTTTCGTTTCGATGTTTCGAGATTGCTGAAGGTTGGCCAGAACGACCTCAGCGTTACCTTTCGTTCCGCCTATGCCTATGGCGCGGAGATGGAGAAACATTACGGCTACCGTCCCAACAATTATCCGGGACCGGGCAATCTGATGCGCAAGATGGCCTGCAATTTCGGCTGGGACTGGGGGCCGACGCTGGTGACGGCGGGCCTCTGGAAACCCGTGCGGCTGGAAAGCTGGGATCGGGCGCGGCTTGCCGAGGCACGGGTGTCGGCCACGCTTGCCGGCGGCGACGGACTGGTCAAGATCCATGCCAGGATCGCGCGGCATGGCGATAAGGCGGGCTGCAAGCTTGTCGCCGCAATCGGCGGCATGACTAAGACGGTTACGATCGACCCTGGGGAAGACGAGGTCGTCTTCGAGCTTGTCCTTCCCTCGCCAAAACTCTGGTGGCCGCATCATCTCGGCGCGCAGCCGCTCTATCCCCTGACGCTTGAGCTCGTCGACGATGCCAGCAGCGACCTGCTCGACAGCCATCAACGTGAACTTGGTTTCCGCTCTTTGCGGCTCGACACCTCGGCCGACGCGCACGGCTCGGCCTTCACCTTCGTCATCAACGACGTGCCGCTGTTCATCGCGGGCGCGAACTGGATTCCCGACGATTGTTTTCCCTCCCGGGTGACGGCCGAGCGGTATGCTGCTGGAATCGACGAGGCGAAGGCCGCCAATATCCATATGCTGCGCGTCTGGGGCGGGGGCATTTTCGAGCGCGATGAATTCTACGAAGCCTGCGACCGCATGGGCATGCTGGTCTGGCAGGATTTCCTCTTTGCCTGCGCCGCCTATCCGGAGGAGGAGCCGCTGAGAAGCGAGGTCGAGGCTGAAGTGCGCGACAATGTCGTGCGGTTGATGCCGCATGCCTCACTGATTCTCTGGAACGGCAATAACGAGAACATCTGGGGCTTCGACGAATGGGGCTGGCGGCCGATCATCAAGGCGGGCGAAAGCTGGGGGCTCGGCTATTATCTCGACCTGCTGCCGAGGCTTTGCGCCGAACTCGATCCCGAGCGGCCCTATTATCCCGGCAGCCCCTATTCCGGCTCGATGGAGATCGAACCCAATGCCGACGGCCATGGCTGCAAACATATCTGGGACGTGTGGAACGATGTCGGCTACGAGGTCTACCGCAACTATATCCCGCGCTTCTGCTCCGAATTCGGCTGGCAGGCGCCGGCTGCCTGGGCGACGATCGAAGAGAGCGTGCATGACGCACCGCTGACGCCGCAATCGAACGGCGTCTTTCACCATCAGAAGGCCACCCAAGGCAATGACAAGCTGATCCGCGGCCTCGCCGGTCACCTGCCGGAGCCGCAGACCATGGACGACTGGCACTTCGCCACCCAGCTCAACCAGGCCCGCGCCATCCGCTTCGGCGTCGAGCACATGCGGTCTCACCGCGATATCTGCAAGGGCGCGGTGGTCTGGCAGTTCAACGACTGCTGGCCGGTGACGTCATGGGCGGCGCTGGATTCAGCCGGCCGCCGCAAGCCGCTCTGGTATGCGCTGAAGGCCGCCTATGATCCACGCCTGCTGACGATCCAGCCGCGTGGCGACGGGCTGGCGGCGGTGGCGGTCAATGAGCGCACATTGTTCTGGCGGGCGAAGATCAGTGGCAAACGCCTGAGGCTCGACGGCACGGTGCTTGCCGAATTCGAATTCTGGCGGCTGCTCTGCGACCGTTTCGAGGCCAAGGAATTTCCGCTGCCCGAAGATATCGTCAGGCCCAACGTACCGAAGGACGAGGTCATCGTCGTCGAGATGCTCGACAGGCGGGCTTTTCACTATTTCGTCGAGGATATCGCGCTTGCCCTGCCGGCGCCGCGGCTGAGCGTCGGTGTCAGCGCGATCGATGGCGGCTTTGCGGTTGCGGTAACGGCTGAGAGTTTCCTGAAGGATCTCTGCCTGATGGCGGATCGGCTGGACCCGGATGCCGTCGTCGATTCGATGCTGGTAACGCTGCTGCCGGGCGAGAGCCATGTGTTTGCGGTGAAGACGGCGAAGGTGATCGTCGCTGAAGACATTACGATCGGGATAGTGTTGCGGTCGGCCAATGATCTTGTTGCGGGGGAGTAA